The Tenrec ecaudatus isolate mTenEca1 chromosome 4, mTenEca1.hap1, whole genome shotgun sequence region CAGCTCCCAGGGCCTCCAGCAGATGggtctgtgggggtgggggtgtctgagAAAGGTTGAGTGAACTGCAGGGAAGcaatttttgttaaacagtgggTACCCCGTGGTAGAAGCCCAGGAGacttagtgggttatgagttgggctgaataatagcagttcaaaaccacgagctgcttcacgggagagagacgaggctgtctgctcatgtaaagagttacggtcttggaaacccacagggcagtttgaTGCTGCCCtataggtcgctgtgagttgggatgggtttgatggcagtgagtttgggcttgggTTTGGACCCCAGGAGGGTTTGGGGGGAGTAAAGAGAGGCTCTggagcccccagggcccagctgcTGGCCATGCAGCTTCAGGTGTAAAGCTGCaggtgggagaagaaagaggaaagtccctcaggagggtgggagagggggcttCTGGGTGGGAGGGTCGGCCAAGGGACTTGAGGCACTGCCCAGGTCCATCCCCTCCTGGGCTAGGCTTCTCAGCTGCTTCCCTGCAGTCAGGGTAGATCCTCTCGCTGCCCAATCGCCTCCAGGCTATGGGCCCCTCAGGAGTGAGTAGGCTGGCATGACAGTCATCAGTGTCTTCTGAGAGCCTGGGGGCACAGTCCCCAGAAGACTCCCTGTCTTCTGTCTTCCAACGGGGACAATCCTGGGGCACTGGGACATTTCTGATGAGCACTCCACCCAGTGGAGTCTGTCCCTGACGGTGGGACCCTACCTGCTGGAGAGGGTCTCCTTGGGAGGCAGGGACAGTGGGCACTGCAGGGACAGGAGCTTGTTGTTCTGCCCATGGCTCCTGGCCCAGGCCCCCACGGAGGCAATTAGTGAGTGTGGGAGGGGGTTTCCATGGTGGCGGTCCCGAGGGGGTGCAGCAGagctgagggagggggcaggggccgGCGGGACCTTTCTCCTTTGTCTGGGGCACACTGGACTTTTGTTCCTGCCTGGCTCCGTCAGAGAGGCGGGATCAGACCCATGGGTGGGGGTGTGGACTTGGGCTAGAGCCCCCTATCCCTGGGGGGCCCTGGACCAGCCTGGGGGGCAAGGAGAAGCAGAGCAGGGACTGTGGCTCTTCTCCTGAGCCCAGCATGCACTTGGGGAGCCCTCCTGAGACAGGTAGGACAGCTCTACCTGTCCCAGAGGCTGGGCAAGGCTCTAGTAAACACCTTCCCAGAAGCCACTGGGCGGTCTCCTGGTAGCCCTGGGTGGGGACCAGGCCCAGCCAGGGAGGGTGGAGctgcagggggaggggaaagggcagCAGGCAGCACTGGGTgccggtggtggggagggggggcattTGATTCAACTGCAGGCTCTGCTTGGTCAGACTTTATTCCAGATGCCGGGAGTCCAATCGGCTCCCCTCCTGCTACTGCCCACGTGTGCAGGGGCACCAGGGCCACTCCATGGGCAGATGGCTCTGGTCCCAGCAAGCCCCACCCTGTCACCTTCTTCACCCTTGTGCCTGGCACAGGAATGGGAATGACTCTGTCTGTGACATGGGGGCCCCGCCTGGCTgggaagggagttggggggaaacacTGGCTCCTGTAGAGTACATTGGGCACTCTGGGGCCGGCCGCTCagtcccaagggctggggctcagagTCCACGGGGCCCTCAGAATCGGGTGTCCAGAAAAGAAGAGGAGCCCCGATGGGCCCTGGGGGGGCCCTCCAGAGGGGGCCCCCGGACCCGAGTCAGGAGCCCGTGGAAGGTCTTGCCACGGGTCTGGGGCTTGCGTCGAGGTGTCCTGGCCTCCTCCGGGGGCTGTACCACGATGCGGGGCACCTCGAGGCTGGGTCTGGTCCCCCCCTGTACCCTGGCCAGCTGCTGGATCTCGAAGATGGCGGAGGCCCCTGCGAGGCGGGCCTTCGGCTGGGGTGGGGGTCCCGGAGCTGTGGTGGGCAGCTGGTCCAGCTGGGTCCGGATCTCACGCTGCAGGTCGCGCTCAGTCAGGGCCACACTGTGCACCTATGGGAGAGGCTGGTCCTGAGTTTGCCCaggcagggggaggaagggggcaggGATGGGCAGGAAGCTAGGGGGCCCTCAGGGGGCCCTGCAGAACACAGGCCCAGGAAGTGGCTGAGGCTGAGGGGCTGACAGGCGACAGGGATGGGGGAGCTGCTGCAGAAAGCCACTCGGGGCCTGGGACTTTCACATCCCTGCAGCTCAGGGGACAGAAGAAGAGCCAGGGCCTTGCTCTGGTTTCCTGTTGGGTCAGTGACTCCGTTTCCCCGGTTGTATCACaagttagggcagtggttctcaaccttcctaatgcctggaCCCTTTCataaggtcctcatgtggtggtgacccccaactataaaaccatttctgttgctacttcatagctgtcatttagctactgttatgaatctgatctgcaggatgtattttcatggttacaaatagaacgtaattaaagcatagtgattcatcacaaaacaagatgtaatgatatattgtgaaatatttgtgttttctgatggtcttaggtgacccctgtgtaagggtcaTTAGACACTCCCCCacccaaaggggtcccgacccacaggttgagaaccactgagttagggCATTgcacagggcaggcagggcacccaCCTGGACCATGAAggcttcctcctgcagttgggtcTGGGGGATGGTCCGGAGGGTGCCCAGGGTCTCCAGGAGCCCCGGGCAGGCCTGGCGCTGCTCAGCAGTGCCCAGCGCCAGGCGCACCAAAGTCAACCCCACGCGGAACAACACCTTCACACCTGCAGGCCAGAGGCTCCATCAGGCAGAGCCCCTCCTCCTGCACCCCAGCCTGCCCTCAGCAGGCCCCtctcacctgcctgcctgcagtgaGGCCCCCacgcaggccaggagagagaacGGGCTTGGGCTGCAATTAGAGGACACAGTCCCTGTATGGCGCCTGGGACGCTCCTGAGCATCACCTACCGGGAGCCAGAGCTGCTGGCCACCTGCAAGTCTTCACTGGCTGCACACGTACGTACACAGGGACGCACTCATGCTCACTCATACTCACACGCACACTCATTCTCAGGTGCACATGTATGACCTAAGTCCAGGCCCCTCAGCAAGCCTCTGATCTGCTGGGGACAGCAACCAGGAAACCATCGAGGCCTGATGACAACTATGACCGCCAGTGCCCTTGTCATCGGAGCCTGTGTCAGGGCATGGCGACGGTGGTCAGAGATCAGTTCAGCCCACCCACCAGGCCTCAGCTGCCcgtcccaccccccactgtctcGTCCATGGCCACCGGGGTCAGGGAGGTGGAACCGGTGAGCCCAGTGGATGAGTTGtgtcccacccaccaccaccaccttcctcCCAGCTGGCCCCAGGGTTTGAGGCCCACAGGGGTCTGAGTAGGGCTGTGATGACCCTCGCCGTGTGCACCCTGAGACCCCCCACCACGGGGCCCACTCACCCTCGCTGAGGAACGCATCCCAGATGCGCAGCACcgtggggaagggcagggagcGGGCGAAGAGGCACAGGAACCACTCGGGCAGGTAGAGCAGGGGCCCGACGCCCACCTGCTGCAGGTGCTTGTGCACCCGAGGGAGCAGCCTTCGCAGCAGGGCCGAAAACACCTGGGCATCCAGCTGCACTGCCTCCTGCAGACCACCCCATCCCCCGAAGTCCGTTATCAGGACTCTGCTGCCCCCTccagcctgccccagccctctCTCCAATCTACCCTGCATCCCACCTCTCACCATGTGAGGCCCGTAGTAGCCTGGCAGGTAGACCTCGCAGATCTGCACCAGGCACCAGAAGGCCTCCTGTGGAACGGGAGGCCAGGCTATAAGTGCCCACCTGAAGAGGA contains the following coding sequences:
- the TBC1D10C gene encoding carabin isoform X2, coding for MAQALGEDLVQPSELQDDSSSLGSDSELCGPSPYRQADRYGFIGSSSAEPGPGHPSADLIRQREMKWVEMTLHWEKTMARRYKKVKIQCRKGIPSALRARCWPLLCGAHVCQENHPGTYQELASAPGDPQWMETIGRDLHRQFPLHEMFVSPQGHGQQGLLQVLKAYTLYRPEQGYCQAQGPVASVLLMHLPPEEAFWCLVQICEVYLPGYYGPHMEAVQLDAQVFSALLRRLLPRVHKHLQQVGVGPLLYLPEWFLCLFARSLPFPTVLRIWDAFLSEGVKVLFRVGLTLVRLALGTAEQRQACPGLLETLGTLRTIPQTQLQEEAFMVQVHSVALTERDLQREIRTQLDQLPTTAPGPPPQPKARLAGASAIFEIQQLARVQGGTRPSLEVPRIVVQPPEEARTPRRKPQTRGKTFHGLLTRVRGPPLEGPPRAHRGSSSFLDTRF
- the TBC1D10C gene encoding carabin isoform X1, which translates into the protein MAQALGEDLVQPSELQDDSSSLGSDSELCGPSPYRQADRYGFIGSSSAEPGPGHPSADLIRQREMKWVEMTLHWEKTMARRYKKVKIQCRKGIPSALRARCWPLLCGAHVCQENHPGTYQELASAPGDPQWMETIGRDLHRQFPLHEMFVSPQGHGQQGLLQVLKAYTLYRPEQGYCQAQGPVASVLLMHLPPEVTWPPVPQEAFWCLVQICEVYLPGYYGPHMEAVQLDAQVFSALLRRLLPRVHKHLQQVGVGPLLYLPEWFLCLFARSLPFPTVLRIWDAFLSEGVKVLFRVGLTLVRLALGTAEQRQACPGLLETLGTLRTIPQTQLQEEAFMVQVHSVALTERDLQREIRTQLDQLPTTAPGPPPQPKARLAGASAIFEIQQLARVQGGTRPSLEVPRIVVQPPEEARTPRRKPQTRGKTFHGLLTRVRGPPLEGPPRAHRGSSSFLDTRF